The following are encoded together in the Bubalus kerabau isolate K-KA32 ecotype Philippines breed swamp buffalo chromosome 3, PCC_UOA_SB_1v2, whole genome shotgun sequence genome:
- the RPL37A gene encoding large ribosomal subunit protein eL43, which yields MAKRTKKVGIVGKYGTRYGASLRKMVKKIEISQHAKYTCSFCGKTKMKRRAVGIWHCGSCMKTVAGGAWTYNTTSAVTVKSAIRRLKELKDQ from the exons ATG GCTAAACGCACCAAGAAGGTCGGAATCGTGGGCAAATACGGGACCCGTTATGGTGCCTCCCTCAGGAAAATGgtgaagaaaattgaaatcagccAGCACGCCAAGTATACCTGCTCCTTCTGTGGCAAA ACCAAGATGAAGAGAAGAGCTGTGGGCATTTGGCACTGTGGTTCCTGCATGAAAACAGTAGCTGGTGGTGCCTGGACCTACAA cACCACCTCTGCTGTCACAGTCAAGTCCGCCATCAGAAGACTGAAGGAACTGAAGGACCAGTAG